A genomic segment from Atribacteraceae bacterium encodes:
- a CDS encoding SOS response-associated peptidase, which produces MCGRFALVVSKREVEKLFGLKMSEELTPRYNISPGQIAPVVVSEGAGGSKRIRFMRWGLVPSWAKDPSVGNRLINARCETVREKAAFRSSFLRRRALVPISGFYEWKREGKVKQPYYSILKNSRLFSLAGLWEYWERNEGALETFTILTTTPNNLLRSIHDRMPVIVSPSDIDSWLWNGADQETYARLCSPFPEGEMETYPVSRLVNRPENDGKELIIRQ; this is translated from the coding sequence ATGTGTGGACGCTTTGCTTTAGTGGTGAGCAAACGTGAGGTGGAAAAGCTCTTTGGTTTGAAAATGTCTGAAGAGTTGACGCCCCGTTACAACATTAGTCCCGGTCAGATCGCTCCGGTTGTTGTCAGTGAAGGAGCCGGGGGGAGTAAACGGATACGTTTTATGCGCTGGGGACTGGTGCCATCCTGGGCTAAGGATCCGTCTGTTGGGAACCGTCTGATCAATGCCCGTTGCGAAACCGTTCGGGAGAAAGCGGCTTTTCGCTCAAGTTTTCTCCGAAGACGGGCGTTGGTCCCGATCAGCGGGTTTTATGAATGGAAGCGGGAAGGAAAAGTCAAGCAGCCATACTACAGCATCCTGAAAAATTCCCGCCTTTTTTCCCTGGCCGGTCTCTGGGAATATTGGGAAAGAAACGAAGGGGCTCTTGAGACGTTCACAATACTGACCACGACTCCAAACAACCTGCTGAGATCCATCCACGACCGTATGCCGGTGATCGTATCACCATCAGACATCGATTCCTGGCTGTGGAACGGGGCCGACCAGGAAACCTACGCGAGATTGTGTAGTCCGTTTCCGGAGGGGGAGATGGAGACCTATCCGGTGTCAAGGCTGGTCAATCGCCCGGAAAACGATGGCAAGGAACTCATTATCAGACAATAG
- the hflC gene encoding protease modulator HflC → MKKAVIVIVLVLVALIVLSQAVFTIDERKQAIILALGEYVRTIKEPGLNFKIPFIQSVIRMERRVLEADAPATEFITLDKERLMVDSYTRWRIVDPHLFYKAVRDEHGARLRLNSIAISRLREELAAHNLWDIIRLERKPIMDTVSRHTDRITRRDFGIEVIDVRMKRVDLPEGVQEAVFARMRAERERMAMESRAEGAQEAKKITADADREVVVLLAQAEKESRILRGDGDAKAVAIYAAAFEQAPEFFGFVRSLEAYEEFLGGETTLVLRADSELFRFLQSPRPVD, encoded by the coding sequence ATGAAAAAAGCAGTGATAGTTATCGTGCTGGTTCTGGTGGCCCTGATAGTACTCTCTCAGGCGGTATTCACCATTGATGAGAGAAAACAGGCGATTATCCTTGCACTTGGCGAGTATGTAAGGACGATCAAGGAGCCGGGGTTGAACTTCAAAATCCCATTCATTCAATCGGTGATCCGTATGGAACGAAGGGTGCTGGAGGCCGATGCCCCTGCGACGGAGTTTATTACTTTGGACAAAGAAAGGCTGATGGTAGATAGTTACACGCGCTGGAGAATTGTAGATCCTCATCTATTCTATAAAGCGGTAAGAGATGAGCATGGTGCCAGGCTCAGGTTAAATAGCATTGCTATCTCCAGATTGCGGGAAGAGCTTGCCGCACACAACCTTTGGGACATCATTCGTCTCGAGAGAAAGCCGATTATGGACACCGTCAGCCGCCATACGGACAGAATTACCCGCCGTGACTTTGGTATAGAAGTAATAGATGTTCGCATGAAAAGGGTTGATCTTCCCGAAGGGGTACAGGAAGCTGTTTTTGCCCGGATGAGAGCGGAACGGGAAAGGATGGCCATGGAGTCTCGGGCTGAAGGGGCGCAAGAGGCTAAAAAAATCACGGCCGACGCCGACAGGGAGGTAGTGGTTTTGCTGGCTCAAGCGGAGAAAGAAAGCAGGATACTGAGGGGAGATGGAGATGCCAAAGCTGTCGCAATATATGCCGCAGCCTTTGAGCAGGCCCCTGAGTTCTTTGGCTTTGTGAGGAGCCTGGAGGCATACGAGGAGTTCCTAGGAGGGGAAACTACGCTGGTGCTGAGAGCCGACTCCGAACTCTTCAGATTTCTGCAGAGTCCGCGACCCGTGGACTGA
- a CDS encoding 1-phosphofructokinase family hexose kinase, with amino-acid sequence MILTLTLNPCIDKTLFVNQLASGDRIVVREYREIAGGKGSNVCRVLKGLGGEVVNFCLLAGYTGDRVSELLQNEGIQVVPYYIPGLTRMVTTVVEAGWRQTSFFEPPPLLTNDAASDLIDIFVRYAEESDMVVACGSLPNCRVDLYQKLFEAIPGKKTVIDGRGEPLMRALKAKPWLVKMNIAEAEETWRRSLQEWKDLTAFFLMLREGGVEWSIVTFGERGVLLSGKHDLWAALPPRVETVNPVGSGDAFLAAFLHTQGKTGDPREWLAWGVAAGAANAAVWDAAHVDVDQVERLLSKVKVFTPVMADLDELLGG; translated from the coding sequence GTGATTCTGACCTTGACCCTGAACCCCTGCATTGACAAAACCCTGTTCGTCAATCAGCTGGCATCCGGTGACCGGATTGTGGTTCGGGAATATCGTGAAATAGCCGGTGGAAAAGGATCGAATGTGTGTCGAGTTCTGAAGGGTCTGGGAGGGGAAGTGGTAAATTTTTGTCTCCTGGCCGGCTATACCGGCGATCGGGTCAGCGAACTCTTACAAAATGAGGGGATTCAGGTCGTGCCATATTACATCCCTGGACTCACCCGGATGGTGACTACTGTGGTAGAAGCTGGCTGGCGGCAAACCAGCTTTTTTGAACCACCCCCCCTGCTTACAAATGATGCAGCATCTGATCTCATCGATATTTTTGTCCGGTATGCCGAAGAATCCGACATGGTGGTGGCTTGCGGTAGTCTGCCCAATTGTCGGGTGGATTTATATCAAAAGCTGTTTGAAGCGATCCCCGGGAAAAAAACAGTGATCGACGGCCGAGGAGAGCCTCTCATGCGGGCTTTGAAGGCTAAACCCTGGTTGGTAAAAATGAATATTGCGGAAGCCGAAGAAACCTGGAGGAGATCCCTGCAAGAATGGAAGGACCTTACAGCCTTTTTCCTGATGCTTCGGGAGGGGGGGGTGGAATGGAGCATTGTCACTTTTGGAGAGCGTGGTGTTCTCCTGAGTGGGAAACATGATTTATGGGCGGCCCTCCCTCCCCGCGTGGAAACGGTCAATCCCGTCGGGTCGGGCGATGCATTTCTGGCAGCCTTTCTCCATACCCAGGGAAAAACCGGCGATCCCCGAGAATGGCTTGCCTGGGGTGTGGCGGCAGGGGCGGCCAATGCCGCGGTTTGGGATGCCGCTCATGTCGATGTTGACCAGGTGGAACGCCTTCTTTCAAAAGTGAAAGTTTTTACACCGGTCATGGCGGATCTGGATGAACTCCTTGGTGGATAA
- the hflK gene encoding FtsH protease activity modulator HflK, producing the protein MRKLLKMRQVVGVVIGIVLAIWLASGIYTVGPGALGVVRQFGRFISQTGPGLNYRLPWPIQAHDVVNVAGIRRAEIGFMTVEEQPGRPERHVRVPDEAIMLTGDKNIADVQVLVLYQVVDAEKFLFRAESPERALEVNAEVALRSAIGEMTIDHAMTVGRPEVETETWEFLQFLLDSHLTGLHVVGVELQVVDPPDEVREAFYNVVRAKADRERLIREAEGYARDVVPRARGEAAAMVHAATAFRDERIALAEGEAARFGKILEEYRKAPAVTRQRLFLETIERVLAETENFIIDPAVGGNLMPFLPLGDLIELEEPAEGEE; encoded by the coding sequence ATGCGGAAGCTGCTCAAAATGAGGCAAGTGGTGGGAGTGGTAATCGGAATTGTGCTGGCAATCTGGCTGGCAAGTGGGATATATACTGTTGGCCCTGGCGCATTAGGGGTGGTGAGGCAATTTGGGAGATTTATATCCCAAACCGGCCCTGGGTTGAACTATCGCCTGCCCTGGCCCATCCAGGCGCACGATGTGGTCAATGTGGCCGGGATAAGACGGGCTGAGATCGGCTTCATGACCGTGGAAGAGCAGCCGGGTAGGCCGGAAAGACACGTGCGAGTGCCAGATGAAGCGATAATGCTCACTGGGGACAAGAACATAGCCGATGTTCAGGTTTTGGTGCTTTATCAGGTGGTCGACGCCGAAAAATTTCTCTTCCGTGCTGAATCCCCTGAGCGGGCTCTGGAAGTAAACGCTGAGGTCGCCCTTAGAAGCGCTATCGGAGAGATGACCATTGATCATGCGATGACTGTGGGTCGACCTGAGGTCGAAACTGAGACCTGGGAGTTTCTACAGTTTCTGTTGGATAGTCATTTGACTGGACTGCACGTGGTGGGAGTGGAATTGCAGGTAGTAGATCCCCCCGATGAAGTCCGGGAAGCCTTCTATAATGTGGTGCGGGCCAAGGCGGACAGAGAAAGGCTTATCCGGGAAGCTGAAGGATATGCTCGTGATGTAGTCCCCCGAGCCAGGGGAGAGGCGGCGGCGATGGTACACGCGGCCACCGCCTTCCGAGACGAAAGGATAGCGCTGGCTGAAGGTGAGGCGGCGCGGTTTGGCAAGATTCTTGAAGAGTACCGGAAGGCGCCGGCAGTGACCCGCCAAAGGTTGTTCTTGGAGACGATAGAGCGTGTTCTGGCTGAAACCGAGAATTTCATTATCGATCCCGCGGTCGGCGGCAACCTGATGCCCTTTCTGCCCCTGGGGGATCTGATCGAGCTGGAGGAACCAGCGGAGGGTGAAGAATGA
- a CDS encoding DnaJ domain-containing protein: MAKPDYYATLQVHTEADREVIGAAYRRLAAKYHPDVNTSPDAADQMKRLNEAYEVLSDPVRRAAYDRSRGMTFGGGLGSGGLWRRLVVPVGLVLFIVVAAKLGIRAALLMLVLAMIIWVAVKLWK; this comes from the coding sequence ATGGCAAAGCCCGACTATTACGCCACCCTTCAGGTCCATACCGAGGCGGATAGAGAAGTGATCGGCGCGGCTTACCGTAGACTGGCAGCGAAATACCATCCAGATGTGAACACCTCACCGGATGCGGCCGATCAGATGAAGCGGCTCAACGAGGCCTATGAGGTACTCTCTGATCCGGTCAGGAGGGCGGCCTATGATCGCTCCAGAGGGATGACGTTCGGGGGAGGGTTGGGATCCGGCGGGTTATGGCGCCGACTTGTGGTGCCTGTCGGTTTAGTGCTGTTCATCGTAGTGGCCGCCAAGCTGGGGATCAGAGCGGCATTGCTGATGCTGGTCCTGGCCATGATCATATGGGTGGCGGTAAAACTGTGGAAATAG